From the genome of Borreliella afzelii:
AAATCGGCTAAAATTTGTTTTAATGTTTTTTTACCGTATTTATTTTACTTTTAAAGTAAGCTTTGTTAAACCTCTCTCTAGCTTTGTCTGCATATTTTTCAGCATAATCAATTTTATAGGAATTTATTTGTATCAAATAATCAAAAATTTGATACAAATTCCTATTTATAAGTTTGAAAATTGCTTCATATGACTTGAATTTTAGATGTTCGGAATCCATTATTAATTTATTTTTTATAAGGTATATATCTCGCGATGTCAACGACATCTAAAAAACGCCTTTTTTTTGATTTAGGCTTCCCATGAACTATTTTTAATTGCTGGGGTGAAGAAAAAAAATACGCTTTTTTAGTGCTTATGCTAAAAAACATCTTTCAAAAGAAGAGGCTATTTTAATTAAAAAAAAATTAGATAAATATGATTTTCAAAACGAGCATAATTATTTCTTATATATTTTTTTGTTTGCCTATTCATGTTAGCATATAAATTAGATAGCAAAAACAAAAATAATATTAATGTGAAAATTTTTTTCATATTAATATTCCCTCCTAATAATTAAGTTTTGATAATTAAAACATTAGTGCAATTTTTAGATTTTATGGGTCGAGAATTCTTTGTTATTCTTTGTTAAAAATATAACTCTAAAATTAAGTGATGCTAGGTGGACTTGCAGTAGTTGTAACACTTTGCATGATAAAAATATAAATACAAGTCTAAATCTTGGGCTTTTCTTATTACAAAGAAATAAAAACTCAGACAGTTTTTGT
Proteins encoded in this window:
- the eppA gene encoding exported protein A EppA, whose translation is MSLTSRDIYLIKNKLIMDSEHLKFKSYEAIFKLINRNLYQIFDYLIQINSYKIDYAEKYADKARERFNKAYFKSKINTVKKH